One Malania oleifera isolate guangnan ecotype guangnan chromosome 10, ASM2987363v1, whole genome shotgun sequence genomic region harbors:
- the LOC131166910 gene encoding uncharacterized protein LOC131166910, whose amino-acid sequence MGNCVFKGFEEGEEVIKVITANGGVMELYAPVNAECITNEFPGHGIFRSPNVSSDPLLHSEELLGGESYYLLPLGGCGKKGNTGEGDAIRVINGLDGRNTTSTSVEGTTAPYRMSFDNQGAMKRSAPEVFPRYNSSGVWKVKLVISPQQLSEILSQEARTEALIESVRTVAKCGNSAPSTAANSDQWSLSGSWKASSEKYGPDD is encoded by the coding sequence ATGGGGAACTGCGTGTTCAAAGGGTTTGAAGAGGGggaagaagtgatcaaggtaatAACAGCCAACGGCGGGGTGATGGAGCTGTACGCACCGGTCAATGCAGAGTGCATCACCAACGAATTCCCCGGCCACGGCATCTTCCGGAGCCCTAACGTCTCCTCGGATCCTCTCCTCCACAGCGAGGAGCTTCTGGGAGGGGAGTCGTACTACCTGCTCCCTCTCGGCGGGTGCGGGAAGAAAGGAAACACGGGCGAAGGAGACGCCATAAGAGTGATCAACGGGCTAGACGGGAGGAATACGACGTCTACTTCCGTGGAGGGTACAACGGCGCCGTATCGCATGTCATTCGATAACCAAGGGGCGATGAAGCGATCGGCCCCGGAGGTGTTTCCGAGGTACAATAGCAGCGGAGTGTGGAAAGTGAAGCTGGTGATAAGCCCACAGCAGTTGTCGGAGATATTGTCGCAGGAGGCTCGCACGGAGGCGCTGATTGAGAGCGTGAGGACTGTGGCCAAGTGCGGGAACAGCGCGCCGTCGACGGCCGCTAATTCCGACCAGTGGAGCCTTTCCGGCAGTTGGAAGGCCTCGTCGGAGAAGTATGGCCCCGATGACTAA